Proteins encoded together in one Tripterygium wilfordii isolate XIE 37 chromosome 14, ASM1340144v1, whole genome shotgun sequence window:
- the LOC120015786 gene encoding glycine-rich cell wall structural protein 1-like — MRGGMRTVVAVLSLLCFHFLLVSVHVVAGDDDGHSKADEEEKNLFLGFGKGGGFGAGGGAAGGGYGGGGGGGVGGGGFGKGGGFGVGIGPGGGIGGGGGAGGGGGAGGGIGKGGGIAGGGIGKGGGKGGGIGKGGRKGGCIGKGGCIGKGGGIGGGIGKGGGIGKGGGGGVGGGIGKGGGIRKGGGGNGRGVGAKGGVGLGKGGGVGGGIGKGGGAIGGGGGAGGGGGVGGGFGKGGGVGGGIGKGGGAIGGGGGAGGGGGGGLGGGGGFGKGGGFGGGIGKGGGGIGGGGGGGGGGGYGGGGGSGGGWGFGGGIGSGGGGGGGGGGGGGGGGGGVGGGSGFGGGWGGGIGQP, encoded by the coding sequence ATGAGAGGTGGGATGAGGACAGTTGTTGCTGTGTTGTCTTTGCTTTGCTTTCATTTTCTGTTGGTGAGTGTGCATGTAGTTGCAGGAGATGATGACGGACACTCGAAAGCTGAcgaggaggagaagaatttgTTCCTAGGTTTTGGGAAGGGAGGTGGATTTGGTGCGGGTGGGGGTGCTGCTGGTGGTGGCtatggaggtggaggtggaggcggTGTAGGTGGTGGTGGGTTTGGGAAGGGCGGAGGATTTGGTGTTGGGATAGGCCCGGGTGGTGGaattggtggtggaggtggcgCTGGTGGCGGGGGTGGAGCTGGTGGTGGTATTGGAAAGGGTGGAGGAATTGCTGGAGGCGGCATTGGAAAAGGTGGTGGAAAGGGTGGGGGCATTGGAAAGGGTGGTAGAAAGGGTGGGTGCATTGGAAAGGGTGGGTGCATTGGAAAGGGGGGTGGCATAGGTGGTGGTATCGGCAAGGGTGGTGGAATTGGcaaaggaggaggtggtggagtTGGAGGAGGGATTGGGAAAGGTGGTGGCATAAGAAAAGGAGGCGGCGGAAATGGTCGAGGTGTCGGTGCAAAGGGAGGTGTAGGCCTTGGAAAGGGAGGTGGAGTTGGTGGTGGCATAGGAAAAGGAGGGGGCGCCattggtggaggtggaggtgcaGGTGGAGGGGGAGGTGTAGGTGGAGGCTTTGGAAAGGGAGGTGGAGTTGGTGGGGGCATAGGAAAAGGAGGCGGCGCCATTGGTGGAGGTGGCGGTgcaggtggaggtggagggggAGGTCTAGGTGGAGGTGGAGGCTTTGGAAAGGGAGGTGGATTTGGTGGGGGCATAGGAAAAGGAGGTGGTGgcattggtggtggtggaggtggagggggagggggaggctATGGTGGAGGGGGAGGCTCTGGTGGAGGTTGGGGCTTTGGAGGTGGCATAGGTAGTGGTGGAGGTGgcggaggtggaggaggaggtggtggtggtggaggtggtggaggaGTAGGTGGAGGAAGTGGATTTGGGGGTGGATGGGGTGGTGGAATTGGCCAACCATAA